The Xiphophorus couchianus chromosome 22, X_couchianus-1.0, whole genome shotgun sequence genome includes the window taaaaagctaagtaaaagtaacagaaacataaatgcatccaaaacTGCTCCTATTGACAAACAAGAACATTGCAACTGAATAATGcagtcattaaaacaaaaaaacaaaaaaaaacacatctatgCCACATAAATGCTTTGTGCCAAAATAGACTGAAGCTCTGTATAGTCTTGGCTTTTCCTTAAGTTGTTTAAAGACTACTTAGTTTTTGGACTTTTGTGTATTGAAAATGCAGAAtatgatttttgaaaattacattttttaacacgTGGACCATGAGCTGTAACAAGTAGTTTCAGTTGAAGACaaaatatattacaataaaaccctaaaaaaaaaaaaagagactgctGCAGTCTGGACGCTACCTGCCGCAGGAGGTTCCAGCAGACCATGGACGCCGTTCGGTGGCAGTTTGTGGTGTCCTTCCAGGACAGTGAGGTGAACGAGAGGGTCAACAATGACATATACACATTctgggaaagagagagagaaaaaaaagcaaaacatcaagTTTAGGCGCGCTATTTAAATGTGAACatggtttatatttttttaatctgaaactgACCTCGTGTTTCATCAAGCATTTTCCAAGCTCACTCAGCTCTTCAGTGGGTTGAGGGGAAGACGCTACCTGCGCCAACTCCATCACCACATCTTCCTCTGCGAGAGCacatttttagcaaaacaatcacattttttttctcactcgaGATAAGAAAAGTATAACTCCACTCTTACCATCAATTTCCTCTTTATTTGCTGCTTGTTCAGGCACTTTTCTGGAAATACAGCTTACATCtaaaagagagaggaaagaagatGGGTGTTATGAAGCCATCAGAACTCTCATTTCACTTGGTTGAAGAAAACGCTGATCAGGCAATTCTTATCTTCCAGTTAGGAAACCAGCTAACTGATATACTCTGGTGTCTTCTGACCGATCAAAACATCTGCACAGCATCAAGTCTGCAGCATCACACGACATTAGATGCGACTCAACCGGAAATAAAACATCACCTGGTTTGTGACGCGCGTCTTAAAATGTGCCAAGAATGTTGCAAAGAAGTTTCTGTCATCACTTCATGTAAAACGAAACTCTATAGAAGTGATCCTTATATTCATGATTGTgctctttaaacaaaaaaaaaagagaataatgttttttctttatgtaaaatACGAGCAAAAGCAACGATTTGTGGGACTTACTGAGCAGATCCAGAACCTCCCTGGTGAGCAGGCGAACCAGCTGCTCCTCCAACATCTCCTGAGTCACAGCGCAGTCCTCGTAGACCACctgctcctcctcatcctcgtcACTGAGAACACAGAGAGGtcaatttgaaaattaaaacaccAATCCTACATATTTAGAGCCTAAATGAGGACTTTGCTGAAATTAATTTCTACCATATTTAcaagtttcagaaaataacCCGCTGCTcctaatttaaacaaacatctgCTGCAACAGCGTGAATAACGGCTGCCACCTCGTCATTTTACAACAACTTACTTGACAGACGTCCTCTGGTTGATGAGCTGCCACTTTATGTTTAGTCTCTGCGGTATAAAGCAGAAGCATCATCAGGACACTTTGCTGTGATaatatttaaagctaaattttATGCCAAATTAGACAAAAGAAATCAGGGTTCTGACCTGCAGCATGTAGGTGAACAAAGGCCCCAGCAGAGGGCGCAGCAGACTGTCATGATACTCTGGAGGACACGAGATCACTAGCTGCTTCAAAAACAACCGTACACTCGAGTCAAGGCAAATCAGTGTTGACGCAAAATAAgagctttgttttttgtataaataaaacaaggcaCATCCtgacaaatttaacaaatgacGAAGGATATGAATCATTGAGCGGAGTCTGTAGTCAGGCACGTGGTCGAGGGAAGTAAAGGCAGAGCCAATGATTCCTTCAGCCAGACTCTCCACGGTGTAGAAGTCCTGCAGCAGAGCCGGACCTGCGTTGCCCAGGATATGGAAGCTGCAGGGAGACAGGAGGTAGAATGCATCAGGATGAGATGGCAtcaagacaaaatataaaactgtgtAACAGTTTAATTAACAAACCATACCAGTTTTCAAATAACGAGTTAAAGAATCCCTGCATGCGATCCAAGAGGCTTTTATGCACTGGAGCATCATAAATATCCAGAGGAGGCTGTGGGAGACCTGAAAACATTCATTCAGGaagcttaatatttttaaatgagtcTTCACTGAGGGCatacaaaaacaattaacacaTGGAGGCTGCTCTTCTTACCAAGAATTACGAGTTTATCTCCATCCATCACATCATAAGCTCTGCAGAAAGTCTCACTAAGACGAGCTACATTCTCTGGCATGAACAAGCTGTTCTGAGTCCTgcgaaaaaattaaataaacaagctttacaataaaatgtattatgagGACATTATTGACATATGTTACTGACAATCACACATTGGTCAAGtaatttccaaaatatttttcttctttttaatataaattttgtAAGTGAGAAAACTTAAGAATATCATAAACTCCATCCGTCCAACATATCTGGTTAATCAAAAACCCACAGTGCTGTTAAAGTTATTTACACATTGGCATGCACACCTTATTAGAGCCAGCAGGTTGGGCAGGAAGGCCAGAAACTGAGCTGCACAAGGGTTTCTGTAGATGGGGGCTCCAGCAGGATTGCAGCCCACCACGAATCCACCGGCTCTCGCTTCTTCCAGGTCTGCAGGCCATCGCGCACGCTTCACCACCGCAAGCATCGCATACAAACAGAAGCTCAACTGCGAGGAAACACAAGCAAGTGATCAAtaagaatcaaaaacaaaacaaccatccTTCTAGGCATAAACGACGTTGGGCAgagctgtgtattttttttaactccactTACTTGACCCCTGTTAGGTCCAGCTGtatctctctcttctctttgcTCTGTGATCACTTCATCCGCACCAACAAACGACAGGAACTTGACAGGGTCCCAAAGTACGCTGAAACAAACGTCAAAGTCAAACATgtaagtctaaaaaaaaaatcaaataaaatcatgcagaattttacattaaaaaaaaagtcacagcaACCTTGTCATCTCCTCAGAGGTCCACTGAGTGATTATTGGGGCCATTAGTTCATCTAGAAAAgccttttgcttttcaaagtcTTTAAACTGGTTACTGATGAGCACCAGAGCTTCCATCTGGGAGCATTTCTCCAAGAAAGTCAGCAAGGCTTCATTTGCAAACAACTCTTTCATGTGGTTGTAAAACATGTCAAAGCAAGGCTgcggaagaaaaaaaaggtaactGCACAAGTTAAAAACGGTGACTCAGgttgatttttgttaaaaactgggataaaaacataaattactaGGATAAACTGTGGGTAATCCCGGCAAATTTTGATGATAGCCGAGCACGCGTGTCTCCGAACATTCTTCACAGCTCGACTCCGAGGTGCCTGAAAACAAGGGTtggaatgttttatttacaattcaGATAAGAGAGATTGTGAAAAATTACTCTGCTAGTGAAAACAACTTACCTTGTTTTCCAAATCAATGTGAAACGTGACGGCTTTGAATAGCTGTGGAGCCAAAACACAGACAGCAAGAGGTAATCAGTAAGAACAAAGAGACGTGGCTTGAGAATTGCAAAATTAGCTGTAAGTGTAGATGAAGGTACATATATAGAGATGTTTATatgtaaaattctgaaaaaaatcctttaaaggaaatcaaaatgttcaaagggacaaagtttcttcttctcatttttGGATCAAATAGACCAATTTTCAATCGAACCTTGTAGAGGACCTGTGGCACAAACTGTGGCCTGTGGGTGACGAAGGGAAAGAGGGCAGAAATGTTGCTCAGCACACAGGACAGGATGAGCGGTTCTCTGGTTTCGTAGTTCAGCACGCTCTGCAGGAGCTCCATGCTCTGATCTATCGGCAACTTCTGCGCATGTCGAAGAAGAAAGGTGAGAATACATCACATTTGCCCTTTTGATACtaccaagtcattttttttctgtactgtgATAAACATTTAGTCACCTCCTCATCCAAGCTTTTGAAGATCTGATGCATCACACACTCCATGAAGACAGTCAGCGCATCCCACTGAAGGACGGATGGAGACATCAAGGAACACAGACCCTCTGCAGTCTTCGCTGGAGAGAAAAGCAAGTTTTCAGAGTAGAAGAGTTAGCTActagtggaaagaaaataaggaaacTGATTTGTAATTTGACTTCAAAGGAGACTTTATGAAGGCTACaagtataaaaacaacatgtcGCATTAGCTGTGGTGCTATAGAGTCAAAGTTTTTCTGAGCAAAAAGGAAACAGTCAAACCCTTACATGTCGTTTCTCCAGGATCAACTGGACGGGCGACCTGGAATAGAAGCCATTCTGCTGCGGTGTGGAAAGCTTCTACCGGAACGATACGACTTAGCGTCCTCAAAACGTCCCCGTGCTGCGACCGATAAGCTTTAAGACAAATCAAAGGAATAAACACCATAAAAACCAACAATGAAACCAGGGAGCCTATAAGAGAATGAGCTGATAAAACCTACTGGAAAAGAAAGAGTTGAAGTCCTCATCGCTGTCGAAGTCCATTCTTGAGTACACACAACTAGGGCTGTCTTGTCTAGAAGGAAAGCCAGTCTGGAAGatgacaaataaaactttataccatgctgtgaaaaagtattgtCATCCTTTCAACTTTAACACATATCTCAC containing:
- the xpo5 gene encoding exportin-5; translation: MAEQVAAMCDQLIKAVMVIMDAETSQIYRLEALKFCEEFKETSTLCVPCGLHLADKSQPAVVRHFGLQILEQVIKFRWNNMQQQEKVQLKECAMQLLTTGTHSILEEESHVKDALSRIVVEMIKREWPQHWPDMLKEMESLSSQGEAQTELVMLILLRLAEDVITFQTLPSQRRRDIQQTLTQDMDNIFSFLLAILHINVEDYRKSKEEPGLVLKAKAHCRVAVATLNTLAGYIDWVTLVHITSRNCQLLEMLCLLLSEPELQLEASECLLIALSRKGKLEERKPFMLLFNDVAIQYILSAAQSADGLAICPNSSKPQEVEVVERRYVFLKRLCQVLCALGFQLCSLVGSCSEVEVPPNLSKYTEALLAFTTHSSQFLKSCTVSTWASLFRHENLSKVPVVVEMALKYLKVSTTNLVRTGFPSRQDSPSCVYSRMDFDSDEDFNSFFSTYRSQHGDVLRTLSRIVPVEAFHTAAEWLLFQVARPVDPGETTSKTAEGLCSLMSPSVLQWDALTVFMECVMHQIFKSLDEEKLPIDQSMELLQSVLNYETREPLILSCVLSNISALFPFVTHRPQFVPQVLYKLFKAVTFHIDLENKAPRSRAVKNVRRHACSAIIKICRDYPQFILPCFDMFYNHMKELFANEALLTFLEKCSQMEALVLISNQFKDFEKQKAFLDELMAPIITQWTSEEMTSVLWDPVKFLSFVGADEVITEQREERDTAGPNRGQLSFCLYAMLAVVKRARWPADLEEARAGGFVVGCNPAGAPIYRNPCAAQFLAFLPNLLALIRTQNSLFMPENVARLSETFCRAYDVMDGDKLVILGLPQPPLDIYDAPVHKSLLDRMQGFFNSLFENCFHILGNAGPALLQDFYTVESLAEGIIGSAFTSLDHVPDYRLRSMIRLFLKQLVISCPPEYHDSLLRPLLGPLFTYMLQRLNIKWQLINQRTSVNDEDEEEQVVYEDCAVTQEMLEEQLVRLLTREVLDLLNVSCISRKVPEQAANKEEIDEEDVVMELAQVASSPQPTEELSELGKCLMKHENVYMSLLTLSFTSLSWKDTTNCHRTASMVCWNLLRQVVAGNLLTEAVTWFYTSVLRALQVHGQHEACNTPLCNLAMLIYENLRPRYIELRAVMTQIPNISTEALDLYDQRLVDPNAQKVGEKKRRDQFKKLLAGTIGKALCQQFRKEVHIRNLPSLFKKPKPDKDIVETEQLGLAALFSSENDVL